The Tursiops truncatus isolate mTurTru1 chromosome 16, mTurTru1.mat.Y, whole genome shotgun sequence genome contains the following window.
AATCAGGGTCATATAATTTTACACTTAttaaataatggttgaaaacaaTAACCATCAAAATCTTTAAATAATCCCAGATCTGGATTAAATCATGGtagtattaatattttctaaaattccaatTTATTTGTTCATCAGTAAAATGTAACAGTTGACAATGTCTCCAGAGGATAAGTTTTCTATGTGTAGGAAGACAATAATCTTATAACACCTGCTATTAATCAGGTCACTGAGCTACTAACACATTATATCACGATTTATTTTCACACTGATTTTTCCACTTCAACAAAGTACAAGTAGTTGTTATCATACCAATTCTGAGTACTTAATCATTCCTGAAACAAGGAACCATCTTCATATTAGTACTTCTTTGTTATGGTGTTTAGTCTTGATATCATTAAGCACAATGAATTTTACTTAATGAATATGGATGAATTAAGGCAAAAGGACATAACCTAGTCCCCTCAATAATTTATcctctaccttttaaaaaactgttgttGAGGCTATACAAATTACAGATCTACTGGCTGGAAAGACACAACTTCTCCCTTAGACCAACATTCAGTATTTTGAGCACGAGGTTAAAGTCATGGTGTTCACGGCATGTTCCCTTGTTCTACCATTATGGTCGTTCCTCGCCTGTACCCACAATACTGATTTTCAAATGATACTGTTCACTTGCTATGCGTCCTGGCTGTagattattttccttgtttaaaaatatttaataattgggCAATAATCTACTCAGTCTTTGTAAACTCtccattgaatattttttcatttttacaaccACTTACTGCATGGCTGTTGCACTTTTTTTCTGTCATCTTCTTCACATGATTAAGTGGTCTGTTCCCTTCAAAGGAGGAGGGATTTTTGAATGAGCCTCTAATTCTATCCCACAATGTGAAATACTGTCCATAGTTATAGTCAAAGAGCATGTGGTGGTCTGTGTGATGAGCTGAGCCATTAATAAATGGCCTGAAGATATGGGGAACACGAAAATCACCATCATGAATAGAAATTGTCCAGATATTGACCAAGACGTACAAACCTAAATGAACTACCTTGTGTAATGGGAAGATAAATGGGTATATGTGGTAAGGTAGACCCTGAAGGAAGCCATCCAGAGGATGAAAAGCATGACTTGCAAATGGAGTTGGGATCTCCCAGATATGATGAGGTTTGTGTAAGCGCTTATATACAAGTCTATGATGAAGGCCTCTGTGAATCTAGTAGATCAGCATGtcagtgaaaaagagaaaggacagtACAGTGAATCGAAGCCAGCCGTATGGAAACTCCTCTATGCCGTCACATAGTTTGCTATAACCTCTCACCTCTAGCAGGAGCACTGAGACCGTGGGGATGCTCATCCGTGGCACTGACTGGACAGAATGCATAATCTCTCCATAGACttggttctttaaaaattgtgggtgttgggcttccctggtggctcagtggttgagaatctgcctgtcaattcaggggacacgggttcgagccctggtctgggaagatcccacatgccgcggagcgactaggcccgtgagtcacaactactgagcctgcgcgtctggagcctgtgctccgcaccaagagaggccgcgatagtgagaggcccgcgcaccgcgatgaagagtggcccccactcgctgcaactagagaaagccctcgcacagaaacgaagatccaacacagccaaaaataaataaagaaagaaagaaagaaagaaagaaaggaaggaggaaggaaggaaggaaggaaggaaggaaggaagggaggaaggaaggaaggaaggaagaaagaagagttcctttaaaaaaaaaagaaacaaaggatatAAGCACCGAGATTTGTTATAATCAGGAGACTGACAGCTTGTCGGAAGATGCTGTCCTCTGGCCATGTGGCTGGATATATGTACGgtgtaaaacaataataatctGCCGCCTTGAGTACAAGCTCCATCTTAGCCCCTAGAAAGGGTCCGCCACCTGCTGCTGATTCGGTTCCTGCGGGGCCCCAGCTGCTCCAGCTACTCTCTATTACTTTTTGATtgtctcttttcttcactgtagtACTCctaacacctagaacagtgcctgccacaaaAACTGTT
Protein-coding sequences here:
- the LOC101323712 gene encoding LOW QUALITY PROTEIN: lathosterol oxidase-like (The sequence of the model RefSeq protein was modified relative to this genomic sequence to represent the inferred CDS: substituted 1 base at 1 genomic stop codon), which encodes MELVLKAADYYCFTPYIYPATWPEDSIFRQAVSLLIITNLGAYILCFFFSFLSFFLSFFIYFWLEAQHPQFLKNQVYGEIMHSVQSVPRMSIPTVSVLLLEVRGYSKLCDGIEEFPYGWLRFTVLSFLFFTDMLIYXIHRGLHHRLVYKRLHKPHHIWEIPTPFASHAFHPLDGFLQGLPYHIYPFIFPLHKVVHLGLYVLVNIWTISIHDGDFRVPHIFRPFINGSAHHTDHHMLFDYNYGQYFTLWDRIRGSFKNPSSFEGNRPLNHVKKMTEKKCNSHAVSGCKNEKIFNGEFTKTE